Proteins co-encoded in one Deinococcus radiopugnans ATCC 19172 genomic window:
- a CDS encoding c-type cytochrome, with protein MQRTVRFSLWLAVPLALFVPAISALAQSGTAAKPAVPAKNPLALTFKKPDPAKGKALSQSCQGCHGPNLASTNKAIPGLAGQNPSYTRLQLAAFRAKLRPSQVMWQQAANLSDQDIADIAAYAGGLKPGSAWKVGDEKVRAKGEALFHKGDSGRNIIACAICHGDNGRGNDYLGVASITNLSPEYGLAILKEFKGAPGFGVPHPDAMRIMLRPMTDADLKAVAAYISSMQK; from the coding sequence ATGCAACGCACCGTCCGGTTTTCGTTGTGGCTCGCCGTTCCTCTTGCCCTCTTTGTGCCGGCCATCTCGGCGCTGGCGCAGTCGGGAACGGCGGCCAAACCAGCGGTCCCCGCCAAGAATCCGCTGGCCCTGACGTTCAAGAAGCCCGACCCGGCGAAGGGCAAGGCGCTGAGTCAGAGCTGCCAGGGCTGTCACGGCCCCAACCTGGCCAGCACGAACAAGGCCATTCCAGGGCTGGCCGGACAGAATCCCAGCTACACCCGGCTGCAACTCGCGGCCTTCCGGGCCAAGCTGCGCCCCAGCCAGGTGATGTGGCAGCAGGCCGCCAACCTCTCGGACCAGGACATTGCGGACATTGCCGCCTACGCGGGCGGCCTGAAGCCGGGGTCGGCCTGGAAGGTGGGCGACGAAAAAGTGCGGGCCAAGGGTGAAGCGCTGTTCCATAAGGGCGACAGTGGCCGCAACATTATCGCCTGCGCCATCTGCCACGGAGACAACGGGCGCGGCAATGACTATCTGGGCGTGGCCAGCATCACCAACCTGTCGCCGGAATATGGCCTGGCGATTCTGAAAGAGTTCAAGGGCGCGCCCGGTTTCGGCGTTCCCCACCCCGACGCCATGCGCATCATGCTGCGCCCCATGACCGACGCGGACCTGAAGGCCGTCGCCGCGTACATCAGCAGCATGCAGAAATAG
- a CDS encoding HNH endonuclease: MARRLPVSSWPPPPQDTPACALCERAAPHLTEHHLIPRSQGRRRGAKVSDLPTAMLCGPCHKFLHRTFSNAELAQDYSAVDALLEHEDVRRFVAWIKKQPASRSVRVR, encoded by the coding sequence ATGGCCCGCCGCCTGCCCGTCTCCTCCTGGCCGCCGCCCCCGCAAGACACGCCCGCCTGCGCCCTGTGCGAGCGGGCCGCGCCGCACCTGACCGAGCATCACCTGATCCCGCGTTCTCAGGGGCGGCGGCGTGGGGCCAAGGTGTCGGACCTGCCCACGGCGATGCTGTGCGGTCCATGCCACAAATTCCTGCACCGCACCTTCAGCAACGCCGAACTGGCACAGGACTACAGCGCCGTGGACGCGCTGTTAGAGCATGAGGACGTGCGCCGTTTCGTGGCCTGGATCAAAAAGCAACCCGCCAGCCGGAGCGTGCGGGTGCGGTAG
- a CDS encoding alpha/beta hydrolase → MSSRKFPRAAGLALAAATLGLTLAACSPQNALNTVTSTRGLNVTQNVRYGPAPRNVMDVYAPQNVQNAPVVLFIHGGSWQGGDKEGHKFVGESLARAGYVTGVMNYRLAPEHRYPDYVQDAASALKVLRDRAQSYGGSPDNLFVMGHSAGGFNAVEMVDNARWLREADVPVSAVRGVIGVAGPYSYDFRQFPSRVAFPEGGNPDDIMPDRHVRPDAPPNLLLVAANDTTVDPYNAVNMEAALKEAGVPVTRTVLPGLNHITVIAAMARPLTFLGDTRQQVIDFIEAHRLK, encoded by the coding sequence ATGTCTTCCCGTAAATTTCCCCGCGCCGCCGGTCTGGCGCTGGCCGCCGCCACGCTGGGCCTGACCCTGGCCGCCTGTTCACCCCAGAACGCCCTGAACACCGTGACCTCCACGCGCGGCCTGAACGTCACCCAGAACGTGCGTTACGGCCCCGCGCCGCGCAACGTGATGGACGTGTACGCGCCGCAGAATGTCCAGAATGCCCCGGTGGTGCTGTTCATTCACGGCGGCTCGTGGCAGGGCGGCGACAAGGAGGGGCACAAATTCGTGGGCGAGTCGCTGGCCCGCGCCGGCTACGTGACCGGCGTGATGAACTACCGCCTGGCCCCCGAACACCGCTACCCCGACTACGTGCAGGACGCCGCTTCCGCCCTGAAAGTGCTGCGAGACCGGGCGCAGAGCTACGGCGGCAGCCCCGACAACCTGTTCGTGATGGGGCACTCGGCCGGCGGCTTCAACGCGGTGGAAATGGTGGACAACGCCCGCTGGCTGCGCGAAGCGGACGTACCAGTCAGCGCGGTGCGCGGCGTGATCGGGGTGGCCGGCCCGTACAGCTATGATTTCCGGCAGTTTCCCAGCCGGGTGGCGTTCCCCGAGGGTGGCAATCCGGACGACATCATGCCAGACCGCCACGTGCGTCCCGACGCGCCGCCCAACCTACTGCTGGTGGCCGCCAACGACACCACCGTCGATCCGTACAACGCCGTCAATATGGAGGCGGCCCTCAAGGAAGCCGGGGTGCCGGTCACGAGGACGGTGCTGCCGGGCCTGAACCACATCACGGTGATCGCGGCGATGGCCCGGCCCCTGACCTTTCTGGGAGATACGCGGCAGCAGGTCATCGACTTTATCGAGGCGCACCGGCTGAAGTAG
- a CDS encoding DUF1517 domain-containing protein, which yields MNASRAFVRRFRPRGLLMWLAALVLALGALGLSGDVLAQSGGGFGGSSSGGGGGGGGSFGGSGGGFSSGGGGYSGGGYSGPIIINGGGGYGYGGGGGGSGLIGIIVVGVLVFMVVGYMRSSLSAGSGRGLGALGSLSGTAQAVSVQLLLAEGDEVKKALQRVAQNGDPDTNEGLARMLQEAALVALRHPERWVYGNVERAQGAPNSADSQVGAWATEARAAFTQQTTSNYQNKDPKTGFARRDDYQYKGEAGDMYLAVTIAVAAHALGNLPPAGVTTAAEARAALSTISSVNASDLIRAEVVWSPDVEGEFLSEDEAIMKYPKLTKL from the coding sequence ATGAACGCCTCTAGAGCCTTTGTCCGACGTTTCCGTCCGCGCGGCCTGCTGATGTGGCTGGCCGCCCTGGTGCTGGCCCTGGGCGCGCTGGGGCTGTCTGGAGACGTGCTGGCCCAGTCCGGCGGCGGCTTTGGCGGCAGCAGTTCAGGCGGGGGCGGCGGTGGGGGCGGGAGCTTTGGGGGCAGCGGCGGCGGGTTCTCGAGTGGCGGGGGCGGCTATTCCGGCGGCGGCTACTCCGGTCCGATCATCATCAATGGGGGCGGCGGGTACGGCTACGGCGGCGGGGGCGGCGGCTCTGGCCTGATCGGGATTATCGTCGTCGGCGTGCTGGTTTTCATGGTGGTGGGCTACATGCGCAGCAGCCTGAGTGCGGGCAGCGGGCGCGGCCTGGGCGCGCTGGGCTCGCTGAGCGGCACGGCCCAGGCGGTCAGCGTGCAACTGCTGCTGGCCGAGGGCGACGAGGTCAAGAAGGCGCTGCAACGGGTGGCGCAAAACGGGGACCCCGACACCAACGAGGGGCTGGCCCGCATGTTGCAGGAGGCCGCGCTGGTGGCGCTGCGTCACCCGGAGCGCTGGGTCTACGGCAACGTGGAACGCGCCCAGGGTGCGCCCAACTCCGCCGACAGTCAGGTGGGGGCCTGGGCCACTGAGGCCCGCGCGGCCTTTACCCAGCAGACCACCAGCAACTACCAGAACAAGGACCCCAAGACCGGCTTCGCCCGGCGCGACGACTACCAGTACAAGGGCGAGGCGGGCGACATGTACCTGGCCGTGACCATCGCCGTGGCCGCGCACGCGCTGGGCAACCTGCCCCCCGCCGGGGTCACCACTGCCGCCGAGGCGCGGGCCGCCCTGAGCACCATCAGCAGCGTCAACGCCTCGGACCTGATCCGCGCCGAGGTCGTGTGGAGCCCGGACGTGGAGGGCGAGTTCCTCAGCGAGGACGAGGCGATCATGAAGTACCCGAAACTGACGAAGCTGTAA
- a CDS encoding MalY/PatB family protein gives MTQTENLPAYPTLSPAELRHPDSLKWTLYGEDVIPMWIADMDFPVAPAILSALRERLDHGLGYHQLMGDRTLDRLLRAKLDTHGLKNLPEGGIAMLPGVVPGIYATVAALTQPGEKVLTMTPVYHPFHLSITTLGREVSAVALLDGPDGYRIDWEGLEAAAQDSKLMLLCHPHNPTGRVWTHDELERLRDLVVRHDLSVLSDELHADLRFTEGPFESFAAAERVRDRTITVTGPCKAFNTAGLGIGAMIGHDAGLVGRVRAAAGGLMGHEGALSVTMWQAALKDGGPWLADTVAYLRGNRDFLTDYLREHLPAVKFHPVESTYLAWLDLRGCPHAGDIQKFLLEDARVALHDGPTFAPESFKPQTQGFVRLNFATSREILTEALERMRRALDGA, from the coding sequence ATGACCCAGACGGAAAATCTACCCGCGTACCCCACGCTCAGCCCCGCCGAACTGCGCCATCCGGATTCGCTGAAATGGACGCTGTACGGCGAGGACGTGATTCCCATGTGGATCGCCGACATGGACTTCCCGGTGGCCCCCGCGATCCTGTCGGCGCTGCGTGAACGTCTGGATCATGGCCTGGGCTACCACCAACTGATGGGGGACAGGACGCTGGACCGTCTGTTGCGTGCCAAGCTGGACACGCACGGTCTCAAGAATCTGCCCGAAGGCGGCATCGCCATGCTGCCGGGCGTGGTGCCGGGGATTTACGCGACCGTGGCGGCCCTGACGCAGCCCGGTGAAAAGGTGCTGACCATGACCCCGGTCTACCACCCCTTCCACCTGAGCATCACCACGCTGGGACGTGAAGTTTCGGCGGTGGCCCTGCTGGACGGCCCGGATGGCTACCGCATCGACTGGGAGGGCCTGGAGGCCGCCGCGCAGGACAGCAAACTGATGCTGCTGTGCCACCCCCACAACCCCACCGGGCGCGTGTGGACCCACGACGAGCTGGAGCGGCTGCGCGATCTGGTGGTCAGGCACGATCTCTCCGTGCTGAGCGACGAACTGCACGCCGATCTGCGTTTCACCGAGGGACCCTTCGAGTCCTTCGCTGCCGCTGAGCGCGTCCGTGACCGCACCATCACCGTGACCGGGCCGTGCAAGGCATTCAACACGGCGGGCCTGGGCATCGGCGCGATGATCGGCCACGACGCCGGGCTGGTGGGGCGCGTGCGCGCCGCCGCCGGGGGCCTGATGGGCCACGAGGGCGCCCTGAGCGTGACCATGTGGCAGGCGGCCCTGAAAGACGGCGGCCCCTGGCTGGCCGATACGGTGGCCTACCTGCGGGGCAACCGCGATTTTCTGACCGACTATCTGCGCGAGCACCTGCCCGCCGTCAAATTTCATCCGGTGGAGAGCACGTATCTGGCGTGGCTGGACCTGCGCGGGTGCCCACACGCCGGGGACATCCAGAAGTTCCTGCTGGAGGACGCCAGGGTCGCCCTGCACGACGGTCCCACCTTTGCCCCCGAAAGCTTCAAACCGCAGACCCAGGGGTTCGTGCGCCTGAACTTCGCCACCAGCCGCGAGATTCTCACGGAGGCGCTGGAAAGGATGCGGCGGGCGCTGGACGGGGCATAA
- a CDS encoding ABC transporter ATP-binding protein, with the protein MTATPPPASATAPAPDVLKEVRHQSEYALELRGITKRFPLVLANDDISMQVKWGSVHALCGENGAGKSTLMKIVYGIQPPTSGQIVVDGEPVDFSDPADAIKRGIGMVFQHFMLVETLTVTENVILGAEPTKGGAIDYATSRRKVAELIKQFNFALDPDAIVGELPVGLQQKVEILKTLYRGARILILDEPTAVLTPSETDELFEFLVGQYAKSGNAVVFISHKLHEVLQISDRISVIRDGRMIGTIPAEGATTETLAQMMVGREVTLKVEKDAAKPGEVALDIQNVVVKGEHRNAVDGVSFQVRSGEIVGIAGVEGNGQSELVEAITGLSPYSGTITYLGKTARGVKEVEASGLSHVPEDRNERGLVLDMTTAENYILGEQDRAPFAGRFGFLNLDVIQKTAQELSEKYDVRPRSTSLRAGQYSGGNAQKLIVAREMRKGPKILVASQPTRGVDIGAIEFIHARIVEARDQGLAVLLISADLGEVMNLADRILVMYEGRVVGEVPASEATETGLGLLMTGSSEHGGASGGRSGEISTTLQKGERGRSGDQP; encoded by the coding sequence ATGACCGCCACCCCACCCCCTGCATCGGCCACTGCGCCGGCCCCCGACGTGCTGAAAGAGGTTCGGCACCAGTCCGAATACGCGCTGGAGCTGCGGGGCATCACCAAACGCTTTCCGCTGGTGCTGGCGAACGACGACATTTCCATGCAGGTCAAATGGGGCAGCGTCCACGCCCTGTGCGGCGAGAACGGCGCCGGCAAGAGCACCCTGATGAAGATCGTGTACGGCATCCAGCCGCCCACCTCGGGGCAGATCGTGGTGGACGGCGAACCCGTGGACTTCAGCGACCCCGCCGACGCCATCAAACGCGGCATCGGCATGGTCTTTCAGCACTTCATGCTGGTGGAAACGCTGACGGTGACCGAGAACGTCATCCTGGGCGCGGAGCCGACGAAGGGCGGGGCCATCGACTACGCCACGTCGCGGCGCAAGGTGGCCGAGCTGATCAAGCAGTTCAATTTTGCGCTGGACCCCGACGCCATCGTGGGCGAGCTGCCGGTGGGGTTGCAGCAGAAGGTGGAAATCCTCAAGACGCTGTACCGGGGCGCGCGCATCCTGATCCTGGACGAGCCGACCGCCGTGCTGACCCCCAGCGAGACCGACGAACTGTTCGAGTTTCTGGTGGGCCAGTACGCGAAAAGCGGCAACGCGGTGGTCTTCATCTCGCACAAGCTGCACGAGGTCCTGCAGATCAGCGACCGCATCAGCGTGATCCGCGACGGGCGCATGATCGGCACCATTCCCGCCGAGGGGGCCACCACCGAGACGCTGGCGCAGATGATGGTGGGCCGCGAGGTCACGCTGAAGGTGGAGAAGGACGCGGCCAAACCCGGCGAGGTGGCGCTGGATATTCAGAACGTGGTGGTCAAGGGCGAACACCGCAACGCCGTGGACGGCGTGAGTTTTCAGGTGCGCTCCGGGGAGATCGTGGGCATCGCGGGCGTGGAGGGCAACGGCCAGAGCGAACTGGTGGAGGCCATTACGGGCCTGTCCCCGTACAGCGGCACCATCACGTACCTGGGCAAGACCGCCAGGGGGGTCAAGGAGGTGGAGGCCTCGGGCCTGTCGCACGTGCCGGAGGACCGCAACGAGCGCGGGCTGGTGCTGGACATGACCACCGCCGAGAACTACATTCTGGGCGAGCAGGACCGTGCCCCCTTCGCCGGACGCTTCGGCTTCCTGAATCTGGATGTGATCCAGAAAACGGCCCAGGAACTGAGCGAGAAATACGACGTGCGCCCGCGCAGCACCAGCCTGCGCGCCGGGCAGTACAGCGGCGGCAACGCCCAGAAGCTGATCGTGGCCCGCGAGATGCGTAAAGGTCCCAAGATCCTCGTCGCCAGCCAGCCCACGCGCGGGGTGGACATCGGGGCCATCGAGTTCATTCATGCCCGCATCGTCGAGGCCCGCGATCAGGGGCTGGCCGTGCTGCTGATCAGCGCCGACCTGGGCGAGGTGATGAACCTGGCGGACCGCATTCTGGTGATGTACGAGGGCCGGGTGGTGGGCGAGGTGCCGGCGTCCGAAGCCACCGAGACTGGCCTGGGCCTGCTGATGACCGGCAGCAGCGAGCACGGCGGCGCCTCTGGCGGGCGCAGCGGCGAGATCAGCACGACGCTGCAGAAAGGGGAGCGGGGACGCAGCGGGGATCAGCCGTAG
- a CDS encoding phosphatase PAP2 family protein translates to MQPFWLVVTNLGRDEVFIVVLALYTWLWNPGGGRNLGVVFAGSYLVNSALKYGLNVPRPFADDPGLVSDAARATAGGPSLPSGHAQMSATLWAGIAAQVRRPAMWVAAAVLIALIAGSRLALGVHSPVDVLVGLLLGGIAAWVAGRAAFADAGTWRWAVPVVVLLVAAVLPSGTPREFGTGLGLFAGFWYARPSFAPPRDLAGRLIVGVVGLLVVFAVFFGLGALPGAVKDVGLVRALRYAVLVVVAVEGVPAVLRRWMPRTSLPTVTPSQAETTPLR, encoded by the coding sequence ATGCAACCTTTCTGGCTGGTCGTCACGAATCTGGGGCGTGACGAGGTCTTTATCGTCGTGCTGGCCCTGTACACCTGGCTGTGGAATCCGGGGGGCGGGCGCAACCTGGGTGTGGTCTTCGCGGGCAGCTATCTGGTCAACAGCGCCCTGAAATACGGGCTGAACGTGCCGCGCCCCTTCGCCGACGATCCGGGTCTGGTGTCGGACGCCGCGCGGGCCACGGCGGGCGGGCCGAGCCTGCCCAGCGGCCACGCGCAGATGTCGGCCACGCTGTGGGCCGGCATCGCCGCGCAGGTGCGGCGGCCCGCCATGTGGGTGGCGGCGGCGGTGCTGATCGCCCTGATCGCAGGCTCGCGGCTGGCGCTGGGCGTGCATTCGCCGGTGGACGTGCTCGTGGGGTTGCTGCTGGGCGGCATTGCGGCGTGGGTGGCCGGCCGCGCAGCATTCGCGGATGCCGGGACGTGGCGCTGGGCGGTGCCCGTGGTGGTCTTGCTGGTTGCCGCCGTCCTGCCCTCGGGCACGCCGCGCGAGTTCGGCACCGGGCTGGGGCTGTTCGCCGGGTTCTGGTACGCCCGCCCCAGCTTTGCGCCCCCGCGTGATCTGGCGGGGCGGCTGATCGTGGGCGTGGTGGGCCTGCTAGTCGTCTTCGCCGTGTTCTTCGGGCTGGGGGCGCTGCCGGGGGCGGTTAAGGACGTCGGGCTGGTGCGGGCGCTGCGCTACGCCGTGCTGGTGGTCGTGGCCGTCGAGGGGGTGCCCGCCGTGCTGCGCCGCTGGATGCCGCGGACGTCATTGCCCACCGTGACGCCGTCTCAGGCGGAAACGACGCCGCTGCGCTGA
- a CDS encoding glycogen synthase, translating to MRVVHVASEVFPFSRSGGLGDVLGILPEVLADQGAQTTVVSPWYGSLAGQPTEIWRGTSPELSVGPAPIHDVRVGEIVQNGVQYLFIGLPEFDRPGLYFDDDVYRFCLFGRTVLSVLHQIGVKPDVLHGHDWQSGLVLAYAHLAGLRTVFTIHNLQYQGRWNIEEAARWTALPAWTLGPDALEYHGDLNLMKAGLVFADAVTTVSPNYAQEITTPEYGEGLQGLLVRLTVEGRLTGIINGLDQERWDPRTDPDVPPYGDAAGKAAATALLRGEFGLDDAPILGVVSRLADQKGIDLLIEALPDLTPHWNVVVLGGGDPLLTAALSGWSQHPRVAFVGGLNEPLAHRIYAGADAFAMPSRFEPCGLSQMISMRYGTLPVVRLTGGLVDTVPADIGFGFAEASPQALSAACAEARSEYDRQDEWRARIERAMALDFSWQGPAQQYLALYRRLGR from the coding sequence ATGCGAGTCGTTCATGTGGCGTCGGAAGTGTTTCCATTTTCCCGTTCGGGCGGGCTGGGGGACGTGCTGGGCATTCTGCCGGAGGTGTTGGCGGATCAGGGGGCGCAGACCACCGTGGTTTCGCCGTGGTACGGCTCGCTGGCCGGACAGCCCACCGAGATCTGGCGCGGCACCTCGCCGGAGCTGAGCGTCGGCCCCGCCCCGATCCACGACGTGCGGGTGGGCGAGATCGTTCAGAACGGCGTCCAGTACCTGTTTATCGGGCTGCCGGAATTTGACCGTCCGGGGCTGTATTTCGACGACGACGTGTACCGCTTCTGTCTGTTCGGGCGTACGGTCCTGTCGGTGCTGCATCAGATCGGGGTCAAGCCGGACGTGCTGCACGGACACGACTGGCAATCGGGGCTGGTGCTGGCCTACGCGCATCTGGCCGGACTGCGGACCGTGTTCACCATCCACAACCTGCAGTACCAGGGCCGCTGGAACATCGAGGAGGCCGCGCGCTGGACCGCCCTACCGGCGTGGACCCTGGGGCCGGACGCGCTGGAGTACCACGGCGATCTCAACCTGATGAAAGCGGGGCTGGTATTCGCGGACGCCGTGACCACGGTCAGCCCCAACTACGCCCAGGAAATCACCACCCCCGAGTACGGCGAGGGCCTGCAGGGCCTGCTGGTGCGACTGACGGTCGAGGGCCGCCTGACCGGGATCATCAACGGCCTGGACCAGGAGCGGTGGGACCCGCGCACCGATCCGGACGTGCCGCCCTACGGGGACGCGGCGGGCAAGGCGGCGGCCACTGCCCTGCTGCGGGGGGAATTCGGGCTGGACGACGCGCCGATCCTGGGCGTGGTCAGTCGTCTGGCCGACCAGAAGGGCATCGACCTGCTGATCGAGGCCCTGCCCGATCTGACACCCCACTGGAACGTGGTGGTGCTGGGCGGCGGCGATCCGCTGCTGACCGCCGCGCTGTCCGGCTGGTCGCAGCACCCGCGCGTGGCCTTCGTGGGCGGGCTGAACGAGCCGCTGGCCCACCGCATCTACGCCGGGGCCGACGCGTTTGCCATGCCCAGCCGTTTCGAGCCGTGCGGGCTGTCGCAGATGATCTCCATGCGCTACGGCACGCTGCCGGTGGTGCGCCTGACCGGGGGGCTGGTGGACACGGTGCCTGCCGACATCGGCTTCGGGTTCGCCGAGGCCAGCCCGCAGGCCCTGAGCGCCGCCTGTGCCGAGGCACGGAGCGAGTATGACCGCCAGGACGAGTGGCGGGCCAGAATCGAGCGCGCCATGGCGCTGGACTTCAGCTGGCAGGGGCCGGCGCAGCAGTACCTGGCCCTGTACCGGCGGCTGGGGCGCTGA
- a CDS encoding RNA methyltransferase, translated as MTLAVVLVSPKTPGNIGSAARAMLNMGAKDLRLVAPRCDHLDSGAVAMAVHAADLLRGATVYPTLREALADRDLSVGTSARIRSDLPMPQHPAQIRPFVRAATAPALVFGPEESGLNNADLEQCQMTVRIPTGDYASLNLAQAVLLVCYEFLQGQDEPQDRVRKTATREEMEAMYGHLHDTMHLIGYTDAVRARHTLRLWRALLDRALMSSAESRLFRGLLRQVQWKVEDAAKRGTTEPRPVEDGVAQE; from the coding sequence GTGACCCTGGCAGTCGTTCTCGTTTCCCCCAAAACTCCCGGCAACATCGGCTCGGCGGCGCGCGCCATGCTGAACATGGGGGCCAAAGACCTGCGGCTGGTGGCCCCGCGCTGCGATCATCTGGATTCGGGGGCGGTGGCGATGGCCGTCCACGCGGCGGACCTGCTGCGCGGCGCCACCGTTTACCCCACCCTGCGCGAGGCGCTCGCGGACCGTGACCTGAGCGTGGGCACCAGCGCCCGCATCCGCTCGGACCTGCCCATGCCGCAGCACCCGGCGCAGATTCGCCCTTTCGTGCGCGCGGCCACCGCCCCGGCGCTGGTGTTCGGGCCGGAAGAATCGGGCCTGAACAACGCCGATCTGGAGCAGTGCCAGATGACCGTCCGCATTCCCACCGGCGACTACGCCAGCCTGAATCTGGCGCAGGCGGTGTTGCTGGTGTGCTATGAGTTCCTGCAGGGCCAGGACGAGCCGCAGGACCGCGTGCGCAAGACCGCCACCCGCGAGGAGATGGAGGCGATGTACGGCCACCTGCACGACACCATGCACCTGATCGGCTACACCGACGCGGTGCGCGCCCGCCACACCCTGCGCCTGTGGCGGGCGCTGCTAGACCGCGCGCTGATGAGCAGCGCCGAGAGCCGCCTGTTCCGGGGCCTGCTGCGGCAGGTACAGTGGAAGGTGGAAGACGCGGCGAAACGCGGGACGACGGAGCCGAGGCCAGTGGAAGACGGCGTGGCCCAGGAGTAG
- a CDS encoding inorganic diphosphatase, whose amino-acid sequence MFRGVVEWTAGTRERFVWRDGQLGPLRTEAHAAPVNYGCLPGTLNPADNAEIDAVWLGPALPVGTMLEAAPLGLLWLLDGDHKVIFAAEAGTADAGSSAKLLAWFPPERGARLLGADEAEVWLHSLGAGTVDG is encoded by the coding sequence GTGTTCCGGGGTGTGGTGGAGTGGACGGCCGGCACCCGCGAACGCTTTGTCTGGCGAGACGGTCAACTGGGGCCGCTTCGCACCGAAGCCCACGCCGCCCCGGTCAACTACGGCTGCCTGCCGGGCACCCTGAATCCCGCCGACAACGCGGAGATCGACGCGGTGTGGCTGGGGCCGGCGTTGCCTGTGGGCACGATGCTGGAGGCGGCCCCGCTGGGCCTGCTGTGGCTGCTGGACGGCGATCACAAGGTCATCTTCGCGGCGGAGGCGGGTACAGCGGATGCTGGGTCGTCGGCGAAACTGCTGGCGTGGTTTCCTCCCGAACGGGGCGCCCGGCTGTTAGGCGCCGACGAGGCGGAGGTGTGGCTGCACTCGCTCGGCGCCGGAACGGTGGACGGTTAG
- a CDS encoding YtxH domain-containing protein: MSNRKPHFPIKRLLALGALIGAGAYYFSREQNRKALDAKLAELGLKDAAQDVGSSVTKGWEKTRDAAAQAGNVIADKAGEVKDAAASGGAGAALDKAKEVAGDVKDAVGQAAGQARDAAGDVGKTAQASGQDVGKEVRKEGQDAAAQAQDRAEQLKAKATDAVDGAKDKAQDVAAQAQDKAEQLKGKAQDVAADAKDKAQATAAQVKDKASDAADQAKTTAQNAGATTQNKAAEAQSGTRDFIAEARAQAEKQAAKAAEDATHHQGSDLSSNARNAAQGVKTNMQNTAQDAKDNAQKTTNDVKGAANDTKRNL; the protein is encoded by the coding sequence ATGTCTAACCGCAAACCTCATTTTCCCATTAAACGTCTGCTGGCCCTGGGAGCGCTGATCGGTGCGGGCGCGTACTACTTCAGCCGCGAGCAGAACCGCAAGGCGCTGGACGCCAAGCTGGCCGAACTGGGCCTGAAAGACGCCGCCCAGGACGTGGGCAGCAGCGTGACCAAGGGTTGGGAAAAGACCAGGGACGCCGCCGCCCAGGCCGGCAACGTGATTGCCGACAAGGCGGGCGAGGTCAAGGACGCCGCCGCATCGGGCGGGGCAGGGGCGGCCCTGGACAAGGCCAAAGAAGTTGCCGGCGACGTGAAGGACGCGGTGGGACAGGCGGCCGGTCAGGCCAGAGACGCCGCAGGCGACGTGGGCAAGACCGCCCAGGCCAGCGGCCAGGACGTGGGCAAGGAAGTCAGGAAGGAAGGTCAGGACGCCGCGGCCCAGGCGCAGGACCGGGCCGAGCAGCTGAAAGCCAAGGCCACGGACGCTGTGGACGGGGCAAAGGACAAAGCGCAGGACGTGGCCGCTCAGGCGCAGGACAAAGCCGAACAACTGAAAGGCAAGGCGCAGGATGTGGCCGCCGATGCGAAGGACAAGGCCCAGGCGACCGCCGCCCAGGTCAAGGACAAGGCGTCCGACGCCGCAGATCAGGCCAAAACCACGGCGCAGAATGCTGGGGCCACCACACAGAACAAGGCGGCCGAGGCCCAGAGCGGTACCCGCGACTTTATTGCCGAAGCCCGCGCCCAGGCCGAGAAGCAGGCCGCCAAGGCCGCCGAGGACGCCACCCACCACCAGGGCAGTGACCTGAGCAGCAACGCCCGCAACGCGGCGCAGGGGGTCAAGACCAACATGCAGAACACGGCCCAGGACGCCAAAGACAACGCGCAAAAGACCACCAACGACGTGAAAGGCGCCGCCAACGACACCAAGCGCAATCTCTGA